The Streptomyces sp. CC0208 genome window below encodes:
- a CDS encoding carbohydrate ABC transporter permease, with amino-acid sequence MARTPLADRRRNRRLAADAGLLVVAAAFVLPLAWVVLSALDPHADLRVKVPDGVTLGNFDAILTSEITFTPLLNSLILCGGATLLTVVCAALAAYPLSRFRSRLNRPFLLSILFATSLPITAIMVPVYALFVQVDLIDTLQGTILFFAASQLPFAIWLMKNFMDGVPKELEEAAWTDGAGSLQSLIRIVLPLMGPGVAVVTVFSFVMMWGNFFVPFMLLLTPDQMPASVSINEFFGNRGMVAYGQLAAFSIVYSTPVILLYVLVARRLGGGFALGGAVKG; translated from the coding sequence GTGGCCAGGACACCGCTCGCCGACCGCCGCCGCAACCGCCGACTGGCCGCCGACGCGGGGCTGTTGGTGGTCGCCGCCGCGTTTGTGCTGCCGCTCGCCTGGGTGGTCCTGTCGGCGCTGGACCCGCATGCCGACCTGCGGGTGAAGGTTCCCGACGGTGTCACGCTCGGGAACTTCGACGCGATCCTGACCTCGGAGATCACCTTCACGCCGTTGCTCAACAGCCTGATCCTGTGCGGTGGGGCGACCTTGCTGACGGTGGTCTGCGCGGCCCTCGCGGCCTATCCCCTGTCCCGCTTCCGCTCCCGCCTCAACCGGCCGTTCCTGCTGTCGATCCTCTTCGCGACCAGTCTGCCCATCACGGCGATCATGGTTCCGGTCTACGCCCTCTTCGTGCAGGTCGACCTGATCGACACCCTCCAGGGCACGATCCTGTTCTTCGCCGCCTCCCAACTTCCCTTCGCCATCTGGCTGATGAAGAACTTCATGGACGGCGTGCCGAAGGAACTGGAGGAAGCGGCCTGGACGGACGGCGCGGGTTCCCTCCAGTCCCTGATCCGGATCGTGCTGCCCCTCATGGGCCCCGGAGTCGCGGTCGTGACCGTCTTCTCCTTCGTCATGATGTGGGGCAACTTCTTCGTCCCGTTCATGCTGCTGCTCACCCCGGACCAGATGCCGGCGTCCGTCAGCATCAACGAGTTCTTCGGCAACCGCGGAATGGTGGCCTACGGTCAGCTCGCCGCGTTCTCGATCGTCTACTCGACCCCGGTGATCCTGCTGTACGTGCTGGTCGCGCGGCGGTTGGGAGGCGGGTTCGCACTGGGCGGGGCGGTCAAGGGGTGA
- a CDS encoding PPOX class F420-dependent oxidoreductase — MIFVYEVNGKVEGHIRERLLAPNFWHLATVGPDGAPQVSPMWADLEGEYVMVNTAIGRVKEENLRRNPNVSLSHHDPENPYDRVEIRGRVVRFVEGEEAERSMDRLTRKYIGEERYPWLLAGERRVMLLIEPVRVRRVVGVEPFRPGVLPEE; from the coding sequence GTGATCTTCGTGTACGAAGTGAATGGCAAGGTAGAGGGGCATATTCGCGAGCGGCTGCTGGCGCCGAACTTCTGGCACCTCGCGACGGTCGGTCCGGACGGCGCGCCGCAGGTCTCGCCCATGTGGGCGGACCTCGAAGGTGAGTACGTCATGGTCAACACGGCGATCGGACGTGTGAAGGAGGAAAACCTGCGGCGCAATCCGAACGTTTCCCTCTCCCACCACGACCCCGAGAACCCCTACGACCGGGTCGAGATCCGGGGCCGAGTGGTGCGGTTCGTGGAGGGCGAGGAGGCGGAACGCTCCATGGACCGGCTCACCCGGAAGTACATCGGCGAGGAACGGTACCCGTGGCTGCTCGCGGGGGAGCGCCGGGTGATGCTGCTGATCGAGCCGGTGCGGGTGCGCAGGGTGGTGGGCGTGGAACCGTTCCGCCCCGGGGTGCTGCCCGAGGAGTGA
- a CDS encoding helix-turn-helix transcriptional regulator, with protein MRRPPALPNQPGPPFDNLTARRLRVALGMGPEHVAYGLRVSYGLPYVTPDLVLAWERGIVCPTSPELTALAGVLWCSPGELIGRPRTLREHRVSRGIAPEDVARAVGVELLVYLGMEERDEWRGTDRQSAALAELLELTLPDFVAVTGREKRLAECLRGAVSTRWQAYVRQVAKIVPLDRRLVEETLMDLHRQYQGQMVSTLSWGGGGERSGEAGQEFLDEIVERFWEAVERRP; from the coding sequence GTGCGCCGACCCCCCGCCCTGCCGAACCAGCCCGGACCGCCCTTCGACAACCTCACCGCCCGCAGACTCCGTGTCGCGCTCGGCATGGGTCCCGAGCACGTGGCCTACGGGCTGCGCGTCTCCTACGGGCTCCCCTACGTCACCCCGGATCTCGTGCTCGCCTGGGAGCGCGGGATCGTCTGTCCCACCAGCCCGGAACTCACCGCGCTCGCCGGTGTGTTGTGGTGCTCCCCCGGTGAACTCATAGGCCGCCCCCGCACCCTGCGCGAGCACCGCGTCTCGCGCGGCATCGCCCCCGAGGACGTCGCCCGTGCCGTGGGGGTCGAACTGCTCGTCTATCTCGGCATGGAGGAGCGCGACGAGTGGCGCGGCACCGACCGCCAGTCCGCCGCCCTCGCCGAGCTGCTGGAGCTGACCCTGCCGGACTTCGTCGCCGTCACGGGACGCGAGAAGCGGCTCGCCGAATGCCTGCGCGGCGCGGTCAGCACCCGCTGGCAGGCCTACGTCCGTCAGGTGGCGAAGATCGTGCCCCTGGACCGGCGCCTGGTGGAGGAGACCCTGATGGATCTGCACCGGCAGTACCAGGGGCAGATGGTGTCCACCCTGAGCTGGGGCGGGGGCGGCGAACGGTCCGGCGAGGCCGGCCAGGAGTTCCTGGACGAGATCGTGGAGCGGTTTTGGGAGGCGGTCGAGAGACGGCCGTAA
- a CDS encoding ATP-dependent 6-phosphofructokinase, protein MRIGVLTAGGDCPGLNAVIRSVVHRAVDNYGDEVIGFEDGYSGLLDGRYRALDLDSVSGILARGGTILGSSRLERDRLREACESASDMIHEFGIDALIPIGGEGTLTAARMLFDAGLPVVGVPKTIDNDISSTDRTFGFDTAVGVATEAMDRLKTTAESHQRVMVVEVMGRHAGWIALESGMAAGAHGICLPERPFDPADLVKMVEERFARGKKFAVVCVAEGAHPAEGSMDYGTGEIDKFGHERFQGIGTALAYELERRLGKEAKPVILGHVQRGGVPTAYDRVLATRFGWHAVEAAHRGEFGRMTALKGTEIVMVPLAEAVTELKTVPKDRMDEAESVF, encoded by the coding sequence ATGCGCATCGGAGTTCTCACCGCCGGCGGCGACTGCCCGGGTCTGAACGCAGTGATCCGGTCGGTCGTGCACCGAGCGGTCGACAATTACGGCGACGAGGTCATCGGCTTCGAGGACGGCTACTCCGGCCTCCTGGACGGCCGCTACCGCGCCCTCGACCTGGACAGCGTCAGCGGCATCCTGGCGCGCGGCGGCACCATCCTCGGCTCCTCCCGGCTGGAGCGCGACCGGCTGCGCGAGGCGTGCGAGAGCGCCTCCGACATGATCCACGAGTTCGGCATCGACGCGCTGATCCCGATCGGCGGCGAGGGCACGCTGACCGCCGCCCGCATGCTGTTCGACGCCGGTCTCCCGGTCGTCGGCGTCCCGAAGACGATCGACAACGACATCTCCTCCACCGACCGCACCTTCGGCTTCGACACCGCGGTCGGGGTCGCCACCGAGGCCATGGACCGCCTCAAGACCACCGCCGAGTCCCACCAGCGCGTGATGGTCGTCGAGGTCATGGGCCGGCACGCGGGCTGGATCGCCCTGGAGTCCGGCATGGCCGCCGGTGCCCACGGCATCTGCCTGCCCGAGCGCCCCTTCGACCCGGCCGACCTGGTCAAGATGGTCGAGGAGCGTTTCGCCCGCGGCAAGAAGTTCGCGGTCGTCTGCGTCGCCGAGGGCGCCCACCCCGCCGAGGGCAGCATGGACTACGGCACGGGTGAGATCGACAAGTTCGGCCACGAGCGCTTCCAGGGCATCGGTACGGCGCTGGCGTACGAACTGGAGCGCCGCCTCGGCAAGGAGGCCAAGCCGGTCATCCTCGGTCACGTCCAGCGCGGTGGCGTACCCACCGCGTACGACCGGGTCCTCGCCACCCGCTTCGGCTGGCACGCGGTGGAGGCCGCGCACCGGGGCGAGTTCGGCAGGATGACCGCGCTCAAGGGCACCGAGATCGTGATGGTGCCGCTCGCGGAGGCGGTCACGGAACTGAAGACGGTCCCGAAGGACCGGATGGACGAGGCGGAGTCGGTCTTCTAG
- the pta gene encoding phosphate acetyltransferase, giving the protein MTRSVYVTGIDRGDGRQVVELGVMELLTRQVDRVGVFRPLVHHSPDRLFELLRARYRLSQDPATVYGLDYHEASALQAERGTDELVSTLVDRFHVVARDFDVVLVLGTDFADTQLPDELALNARLANEFGASVIPVVGGRAQPAESVLAETRNAYRAYDSLGCDVLAMVTNRVTREDRDKIAERLRGRMPVPCYVVPDEPALAAPTVAQIGQALGAKVILGDDSGLARDALDFVFGGAMLPNFLNALTPGCLVVTPGDRADLVVGSLAAHSAGTPPIAGVLLTLNEVPSDEVLTLAARLAPGTPVLSVPGNSFPTAAELFALEGKLNAATPRKAETALGLFERYADTAELARRVSAPSSDRLTPMMFEHKLLETARSDKRRVVLPEGTEPRVLHAAEVLLRRGVCDLTLLGPVDQIRKKAADLGIDLGGCQLIDPAASELRDTFAEKYAALRAHKGVTVELAYDVVSDVNYFGTLMVQEGLADGMVSGSVHSTAATIRPAFEIIKTKPDADIVSSVFFMCLADKVLVYGDCAVNPDPDAVQLADIAIQSAATAEQFGVEPRIAMLSYSTGTSGSGADVDKVREATELVRQRRPDLKIEGPIQYDAAVEPTVAETKLPGSEVAGQASVLIFPDLNTGNNTYKAVQRSAGAIAVGPVLQGLRKPVNDLSRGALVSDIVNTVAITAIQAQNPTVATEKAAQL; this is encoded by the coding sequence GTGACCCGCAGCGTGTACGTGACCGGGATCGACCGCGGCGACGGCCGCCAGGTCGTCGAGCTGGGGGTCATGGAGCTGCTGACCCGCCAGGTCGACCGGGTGGGGGTGTTCCGGCCGCTGGTGCACCACAGTCCCGACCGGCTCTTCGAGCTGCTGCGCGCCCGCTACCGGCTCTCCCAGGACCCGGCCACCGTCTACGGCCTCGACTACCACGAGGCCTCCGCGCTGCAGGCCGAACGCGGCACCGACGAGCTGGTCTCCACGCTCGTCGACCGCTTCCACGTGGTGGCCCGCGACTTCGACGTCGTCCTGGTCCTCGGCACCGACTTCGCCGACACCCAGCTCCCGGACGAGCTGGCGCTCAACGCCCGCCTCGCCAACGAGTTCGGCGCCTCCGTGATCCCGGTCGTGGGCGGCCGCGCGCAGCCCGCCGAGTCGGTGCTCGCCGAGACCCGTAACGCCTACCGGGCCTACGACAGCCTGGGCTGCGATGTCCTCGCCATGGTCACCAACCGGGTGACCCGGGAGGACCGGGACAAGATCGCCGAGCGGCTCCGGGGGCGGATGCCCGTGCCCTGCTATGTCGTGCCGGACGAGCCCGCGCTCGCCGCGCCCACCGTCGCCCAGATCGGCCAGGCGCTCGGCGCGAAGGTGATCCTCGGCGACGACTCCGGGCTCGCACGGGACGCGCTGGACTTCGTGTTCGGCGGCGCGATGCTGCCGAACTTCCTGAACGCCCTGACCCCGGGCTGCCTCGTGGTCACCCCGGGCGACCGCGCGGACCTGGTCGTCGGCTCGCTCGCCGCGCACAGCGCCGGGACCCCGCCGATAGCCGGTGTGCTGCTCACCCTGAACGAGGTGCCGAGCGACGAGGTCCTCACCCTCGCCGCCCGCCTCGCCCCCGGCACCCCGGTGCTCTCGGTGCCGGGCAACAGCTTCCCCACCGCCGCCGAACTCTTCGCGCTGGAGGGGAAGCTGAACGCGGCCACCCCGCGCAAGGCGGAGACCGCGCTCGGTCTCTTCGAGCGGTACGCCGACACCGCCGAGCTCGCCCGCCGGGTCTCCGCGCCGAGCAGCGACCGCCTCACGCCGATGATGTTCGAGCACAAGCTCCTGGAGACGGCCCGCTCCGACAAGCGCAGGGTCGTGCTCCCCGAGGGCACCGAGCCGCGCGTCCTGCACGCGGCCGAGGTCCTGCTGCGCCGGGGGGTCTGCGACCTGACGCTGCTCGGTCCGGTCGACCAGATCCGCAAGAAGGCCGCCGACCTCGGCATCGACCTCGGCGGCTGCCAGTTGATCGACCCGGCGGCCTCCGAGCTGCGGGACACCTTCGCCGAGAAGTACGCGGCCCTCAGGGCCCACAAGGGCGTCACGGTCGAGCTCGCCTACGACGTAGTCTCCGACGTGAACTACTTCGGCACCCTGATGGTCCAGGAGGGCCTCGCCGACGGCATGGTGTCGGGCTCGGTGCACTCCACGGCCGCCACCATCCGCCCGGCCTTCGAGATCATCAAGACCAAGCCGGACGCCGACATCGTCTCCTCGGTCTTCTTCATGTGCCTCGCCGACAAGGTGCTGGTGTACGGCGACTGCGCCGTGAACCCCGACCCGGACGCCGTGCAGCTCGCCGACATCGCCATCCAGTCGGCGGCGACGGCCGAGCAGTTCGGCGTGGAGCCGCGGATCGCGATGCTGTCGTACTCCACCGGTACGTCGGGCTCGGGCGCCGACGTCGACAAGGTGCGGGAGGCCACCGAGCTGGTACGGCAGCGGCGGCCCGACCTCAAGATCGAGGGGCCGATCCAGTACGACGCCGCGGTCGAGCCGACCGTTGCGGAGACCAAGCTGCCGGGCTCCGAAGTTGCGGGGCAGGCCAGCGTGTTGATCTTCCCCGACCTCAACACGGGCAACAACACCTACAAGGCCGTGCAGCGTTCGGCCGGGGCGATCGCCGTCGGCCCGGTGTTGCAGGGCCTGCGCAAGCCCGTCAACGACCTGTCCCGGGGCGCGCTGGTCTCGGACATCGTCAACACCGTCGCCATCACGGCGATCCAGGCCCAGAACCCGACCGTCGCGACAGAGAAGGCTGCCCAGCTGTGA
- a CDS encoding acetate kinase, translating into MSATRVLVLNSGSSSVKYQLLDMRDSSRLAMGLVERIGEQSSRLKHTPQGGGSREWTGPIADHDAALKAVAEELAKDGLGLDSPELAAIGHRVVHGGKTFTEPTVIDEAVLAEIERLIPVAPLHNPANLTGIRTARALRPDLPQVAVFDTAFHTTMPESAARYAIDVETADAHRVRRYGFHGTSHAYVSRATAKLLGKAPEDVNVIVLHLGNGASASAVRAGRCVDTSMGLTPLEGLVMGTRSGDMDPAVIFHLMRVGKMSTDEIDTLLNKKSGLIGLCGDNDMREIRRRVDEGDEQAKLAFDIYIHRLKKYIGAYYAVLGQVDAIAFTAGVGENAAPVREAAVAGLEPLGLAVDDALNAVRSDEPRLISPADARVAVAVVPTDEELEIATQTYALVGEESN; encoded by the coding sequence GTGAGCGCCACCCGCGTCCTCGTCCTCAACTCCGGCTCCTCGTCGGTGAAGTACCAGCTGCTCGACATGCGGGACAGCAGCCGCCTGGCCATGGGGCTCGTCGAGCGCATCGGTGAGCAGTCCTCGCGGCTGAAGCACACCCCGCAGGGGGGCGGGTCCCGGGAGTGGACCGGTCCCATCGCCGACCACGACGCCGCGCTGAAGGCCGTGGCGGAGGAGCTGGCGAAGGACGGGCTCGGGCTGGACTCCCCCGAGCTGGCCGCGATAGGCCACCGTGTGGTGCACGGCGGGAAGACCTTCACCGAGCCGACCGTGATCGACGAGGCCGTGCTCGCCGAGATCGAGCGGCTGATCCCGGTCGCCCCGCTGCACAACCCGGCCAACCTCACCGGCATCCGCACCGCGCGGGCGCTGCGCCCGGACCTGCCCCAGGTCGCCGTCTTCGACACCGCGTTCCACACCACGATGCCGGAGTCGGCGGCGCGGTACGCGATCGACGTGGAGACCGCCGACGCGCACCGCGTCCGGCGCTACGGCTTCCACGGCACCTCGCACGCGTACGTGTCCCGGGCGACGGCGAAGCTGCTCGGGAAAGCGCCGGAGGACGTCAACGTCATCGTGCTGCACCTGGGCAACGGCGCGAGCGCCTCCGCGGTCCGGGCAGGCCGGTGTGTGGACACCTCCATGGGGCTGACGCCTTTGGAGGGGCTCGTGATGGGTACGCGCTCGGGAGACATGGACCCGGCCGTCATCTTCCATTTGATGCGCGTTGGCAAAATGTCCACGGACGAGATCGACACTCTTCTCAACAAGAAGAGCGGTTTGATCGGGTTGTGCGGGGACAACGACATGCGGGAGATCCGCCGCCGGGTCGACGAGGGCGACGAACAGGCGAAGCTCGCATTCGACATCTACATTCACCGGTTGAAGAAGTACATCGGCGCCTATTACGCGGTGCTCGGCCAGGTGGACGCGATCGCGTTCACGGCCGGCGTCGGGGAGAACGCGGCACCGGTGCGCGAGGCCGCCGTGGCGGGCCTGGAGCCCCTGGGCCTGGCGGTGGACGACGCGCTGAACGCCGTACGGAGCGACGAGCCGCGACTGATCTCGCCGGCGGACGCCCGGGTGGCGGTGGCCGTGGTGCCGACGGACGAGGAATTGGAAATCGCGACACAGACCTACGCACTGGTCGGAGAAGAAAGCAACTGA
- the pyk gene encoding pyruvate kinase, which produces MRRSKIVCTLGPAVDSHEQLVSLIEAGMNVARFNFSHGSHAEHQGRYDRVRAAAKETGRAIGVLADLQGPKIRLETFAEGPVELERGDEFVITAEDVPGDKTICGTTYKGLPGDVSRGDQILINDGNVELKVLDVDGPRVKTIVIEGGVVSDHKGINLPGAAVNVPALSEKDVEDLRFALRMGCDMVALSFVRDAKDVDDVHKVMDEEGRRVPVIAKVEKPQAVDNMEGVVMAFDAVMVARGDLAVEYPLEKVPMVQKRLIELCRRNAKPVIVATQMMESMITNSRPTRAEASDVANAILDGADAVMLSAESSVGAYPIETVKTMSKIVVAAEQELMSKGLQPLVPGKKPRTQGGSVARAACEIADFLGGRGLVAFTQSGDTARRLSRYRASQPIIAFTTDENTRNQLTLSWGVESHVVPFVNTTDEMVDMVDQEIAKINRFNPGEIVIITAGSPPGVAGTTNMLRVHHIGGTAQ; this is translated from the coding sequence ATGCGCCGTTCGAAAATCGTTTGTACTCTCGGCCCCGCGGTCGACTCCCATGAGCAGCTGGTCTCGCTGATCGAAGCCGGCATGAACGTGGCCCGTTTCAACTTCAGCCACGGCTCGCACGCCGAGCACCAGGGCCGGTACGACCGCGTCCGTGCCGCCGCCAAGGAGACCGGCCGGGCCATCGGTGTCCTCGCCGACCTCCAGGGCCCGAAGATCCGTCTGGAGACCTTCGCCGAGGGTCCGGTCGAGCTGGAGCGCGGTGACGAGTTCGTCATCACCGCCGAGGACGTCCCGGGTGACAAGACCATCTGCGGGACGACGTACAAGGGCCTGCCCGGTGACGTCTCCCGCGGCGACCAGATCCTCATCAACGACGGCAACGTCGAGCTGAAGGTCCTGGACGTCGACGGCCCGCGGGTCAAGACGATCGTCATCGAGGGCGGTGTCGTCTCCGACCACAAGGGCATCAACCTGCCCGGCGCGGCGGTGAACGTCCCGGCGCTGAGCGAGAAGGACGTCGAGGACCTCCGTTTCGCGCTGCGCATGGGCTGCGACATGGTCGCGCTGTCCTTCGTGCGGGACGCCAAGGACGTCGACGACGTCCACAAGGTGATGGACGAGGAGGGCCGCCGGGTCCCCGTCATCGCCAAGGTGGAGAAGCCGCAGGCGGTGGACAACATGGAGGGCGTCGTGATGGCGTTCGACGCCGTCATGGTGGCCCGTGGTGACCTGGCCGTCGAGTACCCGCTCGAGAAGGTCCCGATGGTGCAGAAGCGCCTCATCGAGCTGTGCCGCCGCAACGCCAAGCCGGTGATCGTGGCGACCCAGATGATGGAGTCGATGATCACCAACTCCCGCCCGACCCGCGCCGAGGCCTCCGACGTGGCCAACGCCATCCTGGACGGCGCGGACGCGGTCATGCTGTCGGCGGAGTCGAGCGTGGGCGCGTACCCGATCGAGACCGTGAAGACGATGTCGAAGATCGTCGTCGCGGCCGAGCAGGAGCTGATGTCGAAGGGCCTGCAGCCGCTGGTCCCCGGCAAGAAGCCCCGCACCCAGGGTGGTTCGGTCGCCCGCGCGGCCTGCGAGATCGCCGACTTCCTCGGCGGCCGGGGCCTGGTGGCCTTCACGCAGTCCGGCGACACCGCGCGCCGCCTGTCGCGCTACCGCGCCTCGCAGCCGATCATCGCCTTCACCACCGACGAGAACACCCGCAACCAGCTCACCCTCAGCTGGGGCGTGGAGTCGCACGTGGTGCCGTTCGTGAACACCACGGACGAGATGGTCGACATGGTCGACCAGGAGATCGCCAAGATCAACCGCTTCAACCCGGGTGAGATCGTCATCATCACCGCCGGCTCGCCCCCCGGCGTGGCCGGCACCACCAACATGCTTCGCGTCCACCACATCGGCGGCACCGCGCAGTAA